Proteins encoded by one window of Streptomyces sp. LX-29:
- a CDS encoding DsbA family protein, with the protein MARRKRSTHPVFYFNFRSPYAWLAYHDLMERYPDVARVLEWRPWWEPDAANERRLNEAGGTFSYVAMSKEKHLYILQDVRRLTRDRGLSVTWPVDRDPVWEVPHLPYFVARELGRAPEYVSAVYEARWHRGMDICDPATIAVLAAELGLPVDRMTGAATDPGLREKEAHEALLALSDAGAFGPPFFTHGFDKFWGVDRLPAFVESVRASLDGAPADAAPAASGAPAEVLPEADFTAALAGDQGHPGGCG; encoded by the coding sequence ATGGCGCGCAGAAAGCGCAGCACGCATCCGGTCTTCTATTTCAATTTCCGCAGCCCGTACGCATGGCTCGCCTATCATGATCTGATGGAACGTTATCCCGACGTCGCACGGGTGCTCGAATGGCGCCCGTGGTGGGAGCCGGACGCGGCCAACGAGCGCCGGCTGAACGAGGCCGGCGGTACGTTCTCCTACGTCGCGATGTCCAAGGAGAAGCACCTCTACATCCTCCAGGACGTGCGCCGGCTGACCCGCGACCGCGGCCTGTCGGTGACCTGGCCGGTGGACCGGGACCCGGTCTGGGAGGTGCCGCACCTGCCGTACTTCGTCGCCCGGGAGCTGGGTCGGGCCCCGGAGTACGTCAGCGCCGTCTACGAGGCCCGCTGGCATCGCGGCATGGACATCTGCGACCCGGCGACCATCGCCGTGCTCGCGGCGGAGCTCGGGCTTCCGGTGGACCGGATGACCGGCGCCGCCACCGATCCGGGGCTGCGCGAGAAGGAGGCGCACGAGGCGCTGCTGGCGTTGAGCGACGCCGGCGCCTTCGGGCCGCCGTTCTTCACCCACGGCTTCGACAAGTTCTGGGGGGTGGACCGGCTTCCGGCGTTCGTGGAGTCGGTCCGCGCGTCGCTCGACGGCGCGCCCGCCGACGCCGCTCCCGCCGCGTCCGGCGCCCCCGCGGAAGTACTGCCCGAGGCGGACTTCACGGCGGCCCTGGCGGGTGATCAGGGCCACCCCGGTGGCTGCGGCTGA
- a CDS encoding biotin carboxylase N-terminal domain-containing protein, with amino-acid sequence MRKVLIANRGEIAVRVARACRDAGIASVAVYAEPDRDAVHVRAADEAYALGGDTPAASYLDMAKVLAAAAESGADAVHPGYGFLSENAEFAQAVIDAGLTWIGPPPQAIRDLGDKVAARHIAQRAGAPLVAGTPDPVSGAEEVVAFAREHGLPIAIKAAFGGGGRGLKVARTLEEVPELYESAVREAVAAFGRGECFVERYLDKPRHVETQCLADRHGNVVVVSTRDCSLQRRHQKLVEEAPAPFLTPEQNAQLYAASKAILKEAGYVGAGTVEFLVGSDGTISFLEVNTRLQVEHPVTEEVTGIDLVREMFRIADGEELGYGDPAVRGHSFEFRINGEDPGRNFLPAPGTVTLFAPPSGPGVRLDAGVESGSVIGPAWDSLLAKLIVTGATREQALQRAARALAEFRVEGMATAIPFHRAVVTDPAFTSDPFTVHTRWIETEFVNTIPAYTPTGVEEVEAESRETVVVEVGGKRLEVSLPASLGVATAAAGGGGARKPKRKAARKSGSAASGDALASPMQGTIVKVAVEEGQQVAEGELIVVLEAMKMEQPLNAHRAGTVKGLAAEVGASITSGAVICEIKD; translated from the coding sequence ATGCGCAAGGTGCTCATCGCCAACCGTGGCGAAATCGCTGTCCGCGTTGCCCGTGCCTGTCGGGATGCCGGGATCGCGAGCGTAGCTGTGTACGCCGAGCCGGACCGGGACGCGGTGCATGTGCGTGCGGCTGACGAGGCCTACGCGCTGGGCGGTGACACTCCGGCGGCCAGTTATCTGGATATGGCCAAGGTGTTGGCCGCGGCGGCGGAGTCGGGTGCGGACGCGGTGCATCCGGGGTACGGGTTCCTGTCTGAGAACGCGGAGTTCGCGCAGGCTGTGATCGATGCGGGGTTGACCTGGATCGGTCCGCCGCCGCAGGCGATCCGGGATCTGGGTGACAAGGTCGCCGCTCGTCATATCGCTCAGCGTGCGGGTGCTCCGTTGGTCGCGGGTACTCCTGACCCGGTCTCGGGTGCGGAGGAGGTCGTGGCGTTCGCGCGGGAGCATGGGCTGCCGATCGCGATCAAGGCTGCTTTCGGTGGTGGTGGGCGTGGTCTGAAGGTCGCCCGCACGCTGGAGGAGGTGCCGGAGCTGTATGAGTCCGCGGTGCGGGAGGCGGTGGCCGCCTTCGGTCGGGGTGAGTGCTTCGTGGAGCGCTACCTGGACAAGCCGCGGCATGTGGAGACGCAGTGTCTGGCCGACCGGCATGGCAACGTGGTGGTGGTCTCCACCCGTGACTGCTCGCTTCAGCGGCGTCATCAGAAGCTGGTGGAGGAGGCCCCGGCTCCGTTCCTCACCCCGGAGCAGAACGCGCAGTTGTACGCGGCGTCCAAGGCCATCTTGAAGGAGGCCGGTTATGTGGGTGCCGGCACGGTGGAGTTCCTGGTCGGCAGCGATGGCACGATCTCGTTCCTGGAGGTGAACACCCGGCTTCAGGTGGAGCACCCGGTGACCGAGGAGGTCACGGGGATCGATCTGGTGCGGGAGATGTTCCGGATCGCCGATGGTGAGGAGCTCGGTTACGGGGACCCTGCGGTGCGGGGGCACTCGTTCGAGTTCCGGATCAACGGTGAGGACCCGGGTCGTAACTTCCTGCCCGCTCCGGGCACGGTCACGCTGTTCGCCCCGCCGTCGGGTCCGGGTGTGCGGTTGGACGCGGGTGTGGAGTCCGGGTCGGTGATCGGTCCGGCGTGGGACTCGCTGCTGGCCAAGTTGATCGTGACCGGTGCGACCCGTGAGCAGGCGTTGCAGCGGGCGGCGCGGGCTCTGGCGGAGTTCAGGGTGGAGGGGATGGCGACCGCGATCCCGTTCCACCGGGCCGTGGTCACCGACCCGGCGTTCACCTCCGATCCGTTCACGGTGCACACGCGGTGGATCGAGACGGAGTTCGTCAACACCATCCCCGCCTACACGCCCACCGGTGTGGAGGAGGTTGAGGCGGAGTCCCGCGAGACCGTGGTGGTCGAGGTCGGGGGTAAGCGGCTGGAGGTGTCCCTGCCCGCGTCTCTCGGTGTGGCGACCGCGGCCGCCGGAGGTGGGGGTGCGCGTAAGCCGAAGCGGAAGGCGGCTCGTAAGTCGGGTTCGGCGGCTTCGGGTGACGCGTTGGCGTCGCCGATGCAGGGCACGATCGTGAAGGTGGCGGTCGAGGAGGGTCAGCAGGTCGCCGAGGGCGAGCTGATCGTGGTCCTGGAGGCGATGAAGATGGAGCAGCCGCTGAACGCGCACCGCGCGGGCACGGTCAAGGGACTGGCCGCCGAGGTCGGCGCGTCCATCACCTCCGGCGCCGTCATCTGCGAGATCAAGGACTGA
- the fabG gene encoding 3-oxoacyl-[acyl-carrier-protein] reductase, with amino-acid sequence MSAASAPSAAEKAVERKVALVSGGSRGIGRAAALRLARDGFDVAFCYQSNPDAARALEKEAEEEGLRIVGRQADVSDATSVREFVAWTEERLGAVEVVVTSAGITRDNPLLLMKDEDWHRVVDVNLNGTYNVCRAVVFEMMKRKSGCIINISSVAGVYGNATQTNYAATKAGIIGFTKSLAKEGGRYNIRVNAIAPGFIDTDMTSVLTDSLRTEAVKGIPLRRFGTADEVADGVSYLVRAGYVTGSVLQIDGGIIL; translated from the coding sequence GTGTCCGCAGCATCCGCACCGTCCGCCGCTGAGAAGGCCGTCGAGAGGAAGGTCGCCCTGGTCTCGGGCGGCTCACGGGGGATCGGCCGGGCCGCCGCGCTGCGGCTCGCCCGTGACGGCTTCGACGTGGCGTTCTGCTACCAGTCCAACCCGGACGCCGCCCGAGCCCTGGAGAAGGAGGCCGAGGAGGAGGGCCTGCGGATCGTCGGCAGGCAGGCCGACGTCTCCGACGCGACCTCGGTACGGGAGTTCGTCGCCTGGACCGAGGAGCGGCTGGGCGCCGTCGAGGTGGTCGTCACCTCGGCCGGCATCACCCGGGACAACCCGCTCCTGCTGATGAAGGACGAGGACTGGCACCGGGTCGTCGACGTCAATCTCAACGGCACCTACAACGTGTGCCGCGCGGTGGTCTTCGAAATGATGAAGCGCAAGTCCGGCTGCATCATCAACATATCCTCCGTGGCGGGTGTCTACGGCAATGCCACCCAGACCAACTACGCGGCCACCAAGGCGGGAATCATCGGCTTCACCAAGTCGCTCGCCAAGGAGGGCGGCCGGTACAACATCCGGGTCAATGCCATCGCGCCGGGATTCATCGACACCGATATGACCTCGGTCCTGACCGACTCGCTCAGGACCGAGGCGGTCAAGGGCATTCCGCTGCGTCGCTTCGGCACCGCGGACGAGGTCGCGGACGGGGTGTCGTACCTGGTCCGGGCGGGGTACGTGACGGGCAGCGTGTTGCAGATCGACGGCGGCATCATCCTCTGA
- a CDS encoding alpha/beta fold hydrolase has translation MPESRIPARRDRHATLRSRALSAAALPIAPLYGAALAYRAFHPRRRVVPAEAGHPRDHGLPCTEVKVPFRAGRYVHAWLCPGSPERVVVLGHGMGASKVRSLEHAKFLHEAGYTVCLFDHRNHGASSQDASWRGLGDRFASDITAVVGHLRRVRGYGDARFAIYGFSFSCFSSMWALTHSGFEVDAMVCDSGPGHDVPPLFRKFLEADELPMPGPLGGEPSRAVVTGVLCALGTAMIRAQWPPPVTGKFARIPLLFMSGERDAIVPPSSVDALAERFPQAETHVLPGAEHLLGLRADPETYANVVLDFLKRALG, from the coding sequence ATGCCCGAGTCGAGGATTCCGGCCCGTCGGGACCGGCATGCCACGCTCAGGAGCCGGGCGCTGTCGGCGGCGGCGCTGCCGATAGCGCCGTTGTACGGCGCGGCGCTGGCGTATCGCGCCTTCCATCCCCGGCGCCGGGTGGTACCGGCCGAGGCCGGCCACCCCCGGGACCACGGCCTGCCGTGCACCGAGGTGAAGGTGCCGTTCCGCGCCGGGAGGTATGTCCACGCCTGGCTGTGCCCGGGCTCGCCGGAGCGGGTGGTGGTGCTCGGGCACGGGATGGGCGCCAGCAAGGTGCGCAGTCTCGAACATGCGAAGTTCCTGCACGAGGCCGGCTACACCGTCTGTCTGTTCGATCACCGCAACCACGGGGCCAGCAGTCAGGACGCGTCCTGGCGCGGCCTCGGCGACCGCTTCGCCAGCGACATCACCGCCGTGGTCGGGCACCTGCGCAGGGTGCGCGGCTACGGCGATGCGCGCTTCGCCATATACGGCTTCTCCTTCTCCTGCTTCTCGTCCATGTGGGCGCTCACCCACTCGGGCTTCGAGGTGGACGCGATGGTCTGCGACAGCGGCCCCGGGCACGATGTGCCGCCGCTGTTCCGGAAGTTCCTCGAGGCCGACGAGCTGCCGATGCCGGGGCCGCTGGGTGGCGAGCCCTCGCGGGCGGTGGTCACCGGAGTGCTGTGCGCCCTGGGCACGGCGATGATCCGGGCCCAGTGGCCGCCGCCGGTCACCGGCAAGTTCGCACGGATCCCCCTGCTGTTCATGTCCGGTGAGCGGGACGCCATCGTGCCGCCCTCCTCCGTCGATGCGCTGGCCGAGCGGTTTCCGCAGGCCGAGACCCATGTGCTGCCGGGGGCCGAGCACCTCCTGGGGCTGCGCGCCGATCCCGAGACTTACGCGAATGTCGTCCTCGACTTCCTCAAACGGGCCCTCGGCTAG